The Clostridium sp. DL-VIII DNA window CAGAATAATTAATGTACTTGTTTAGCTGATCAAGTGCAGCCGTACCTCCAGAACGTCTAACTGCTACAACAGCTGCAGCAACCTTATGTCTTAATATGCTGCCATTATTTTCATTAACAACAAAGGCTCTATCCAAGAAAGATTTCATTGCCCCGCTTATTCCTGAATAATGTACAGGAGAACCTAGTATTATCCCATCTGCCTTTTTCATTTTTTCAATCCATTCATTTACAGAATCTCCCTTTAAAATACATTTTTCATTTTGATTTTTATAACACCCCCAACATGACATGCATCCCCTTATAGCTTGACCACCTACATGTATTATTTTAACTTCTATATCTTGTTTTTCTAATTCCTCTGCAA harbors:
- a CDS encoding flavodoxin family protein, whose amino-acid sequence is MKVVAFNGSPNKNGNTYHALKLIAEELEKQDIEVKIIHVGGQAIRGCMSCWGCYKNQNEKCILKGDSVNEWIEKMKKADGIILGSPVHYSGISGAMKSFLDRAFVVNENNGSILRHKVAAAVVAVRRSGGTAALDQLNKYINYSEMLMPSSRYWNVIHGTTPGEVIQDEEGVQIMRTLAKNMAWLLKLVEYGKDNIEAPEKEDKILTNFIRQ